A single Nomascus leucogenys isolate Asia chromosome 14, Asia_NLE_v1, whole genome shotgun sequence DNA region contains:
- the SRSF1 gene encoding serine/arginine-rich splicing factor 1 isoform X2, translating into MSGGGVIRGPAGNNDCRIYVGNLPPDIRTKDIEDVFYKYGAIRDIDLKNRRGGPPFAFVEFEDPRDAEDAVYGRDGYDYDGYRLRVEFPRSGRGTGRGGGGGGGGGAPRGRYGPPSRRSENRVVVSGLPPSGSWQDLKDHMREAGDVCYADVYRDGTGVVEFVRKEDMTYAVRKLDNTKFRSHETYLKRWIKNALD; encoded by the exons ATGTCGGGAGGTGGTGTGATTCGTGGCCCCGCAGGGAACAACGATTGCCGCATCTACGTGGGTAACTTACCTCCAGACATCCGAACCAAGGACATTGAGGACGTGTTCTACAAATACGGCGCTATCCGCGACATCGACCTCAAGAATCGCCGCGGGGGACCGCCCTTCGCCTTCGTTGAGTTCGAGGACCCGCG AGACGCGGAAGACGCGGTGTATGGTCGCGACGGCTATGATTACGATGGGTACCGTCTGCGGGTGGAGTTTCCTCGAAGCGGCCGTGGAACAGGCCGAGGCGGCGGCGGGGGTGGAGGTGGCGGAGCTCCCCGAGGTCGCTATGGCCCCCCATCCAGGCGGTCTGAAAACAGAGTGGTTGTCTCTG GACTGCCTCCAAGTGGAAGTTGGCAGGATTTAAAGGATCACATGCGTGAAGCAGGTGATGTATGTTATGCTGATGTTTACCGAGATGGCACTGGTGTCGTGGAGTTTGTACGGAAAGAAGATATGACCTATGCAGTTCGAAAACTGGATAACACTAAGTTTAGATCTCATGAG ACATATCTGAAGAGATGGATTAAGAATGCTTTGGATTAA
- the SRSF1 gene encoding serine/arginine-rich splicing factor 1 isoform X1, with translation MSGGGVIRGPAGNNDCRIYVGNLPPDIRTKDIEDVFYKYGAIRDIDLKNRRGGPPFAFVEFEDPRDAEDAVYGRDGYDYDGYRLRVEFPRSGRGTGRGGGGGGGGGAPRGRYGPPSRRSENRVVVSGLPPSGSWQDLKDHMREAGDVCYADVYRDGTGVVEFVRKEDMTYAVRKLDNTKFRSHEGETAYIRVKVDGPRSPSYGRSRSRSRSRSRSRSRSNSRSRSYSPRRSRGSPRYSPRHSRSRSHISEEMD, from the exons ATGTCGGGAGGTGGTGTGATTCGTGGCCCCGCAGGGAACAACGATTGCCGCATCTACGTGGGTAACTTACCTCCAGACATCCGAACCAAGGACATTGAGGACGTGTTCTACAAATACGGCGCTATCCGCGACATCGACCTCAAGAATCGCCGCGGGGGACCGCCCTTCGCCTTCGTTGAGTTCGAGGACCCGCG AGACGCGGAAGACGCGGTGTATGGTCGCGACGGCTATGATTACGATGGGTACCGTCTGCGGGTGGAGTTTCCTCGAAGCGGCCGTGGAACAGGCCGAGGCGGCGGCGGGGGTGGAGGTGGCGGAGCTCCCCGAGGTCGCTATGGCCCCCCATCCAGGCGGTCTGAAAACAGAGTGGTTGTCTCTG GACTGCCTCCAAGTGGAAGTTGGCAGGATTTAAAGGATCACATGCGTGAAGCAGGTGATGTATGTTATGCTGATGTTTACCGAGATGGCACTGGTGTCGTGGAGTTTGTACGGAAAGAAGATATGACCTATGCAGTTCGAAAACTGGATAACACTAAGTTTAGATCTCATGAG GGAGAAACTGCCTACATCCGGGTTAAAGTTGATGGGCCCAGAAGTCCAAGTTATGGAAGATCTCGATCTCGAAGCCGTAGTCGTAGCAGAAGCCGTAGCAGAAGCAACAGCAGGAGTCGCAGTTACTCCCCAAGGAGAAGCAGAGGATCACCACGCTATTCTCCCCGTCATAGCAGATCTCGCTCTC ACATATCTGAAGAGATGGATTAA